In Dama dama isolate Ldn47 chromosome 20, ASM3311817v1, whole genome shotgun sequence, a single window of DNA contains:
- the LINGO4 gene encoding leucine-rich repeat and immunoglobulin-like domain-containing nogo receptor-interacting protein 4 — protein MAVATAPKQAWPPWPPVFFLLLLPAVGSSGTCPAVCDCTSHPQAVLCAHRRLEAVPGGLPRDTEFLDLSGNRLWGLQQGMLSRLSQLRELDLSYNQLSTLEPGAFHGLHSLLTLRLQGNRLRIMGPGVFSGLSALTLLDLRLNQIVLFLDGAFRELGSLQQLEVGDNHLVFVAPGAFAGLAKLSTLTLERCNLSTVPGPALARLPALGALRLRELDIGRLPAGALRGLGQLRELEIHHWPSLEALEPGSLGGLNLSSLAITHCNLSSVPFQALHHLSFLRVLDLSRNPISAIPARRLSSLVRLQELRLSGACLTSIAAHAFHGLTAFHLLDVADNALQTLEEAAFPSPDKLVTLRLSGNPLTCDCRLLWLLRLRRRLDFGSTPPACAGPQHVQGKSLREFSDILPPGHFTCRPALIRKSGPRWVMAEEGGHAVFSCSGDGDPAPTVSWMRPQGARLGRAGRVRVLQDGTLEIRSVQLRDRGAYVCVVSNVAGNDSLRTWLEVIQVEPPNGTLSDPNITSPGIPGPFFLDSRGIAMVLAVGFLPFLTSVTLCFGLIALWSKGKGRVKHHMTFDFVAPRTSGDKNSGGNRVTAKLF, from the coding sequence ATGGCTGTGGCCACAGCTCCAAAGCAAGCCTGGCCCCCATGGCCCCCCgtctttttcctgctcctcctgccggCGGTGGGGAGCAGCGGCACCTGCCCCGCTGTGTGTGACtgcacctcccacccccaggccgTGCTGTGTGCCCACCGGCGACTGGAGGCTGTCCCGGGGGGACTCCCACGAGACACTGAGTTCCTGGACCTGAGTGGGAACCGCCTGTGGGGGCTTCAGCAGGGAATGCTCTCCCGCCTCAGCCAGCTCCGGGAACTGGACCTGAGCTACAACCAGCTCTCCACCCTGGAGCCAGGGGCCTTCCATGGCCTGCACAGCCTGCTcaccctgaggctgcagggcaacCGGCTGCGAATCATGGGGCCCGGGGTCTTCTCGGGCCTGTCTGCCCTCACACTGCTGGACCTTCGCCTCAACCAGATTGTCCTCTTCCTTGACGGCGCTTTCAGAGAGCTAGGCAGCCTCCAGCAGCTGGAGGTTGGGGACAACCACCTGGTGTTTGTGGCTCCGGGAGCCTTTGCCGGGTTGGCCAAGCTGAGCACCCTCACCCTGGAGCGCTGCAACCTCAGCACCGTGCCTGGCCCAGCCCTGGCCCGTCTCCCGGCACTGGGGGCCCTGAGGCTCCGAGAACTGGACATCGGGCGGCTGCCAGCGGGGGCACTGCGGGGGCTGGGGCAGCTAAGGGAGCTGGAGATCCACCACTGGCCATCTCTGGAGGCTCTGGAGCCAGGGAGCCTGGGCGGGCTCAATCTCAGCAGCCTGGCCATCACCCACTGCAATCTGAGCTCGGTGCCCTTCCaagcactgcaccacctgagctTCCTCAGGGTCTTGGATCTTTCTCGGAACCCCATCTCAGCCATCCCAGCACGGAGGCTCAGTTCCCTGGTGCGGCTCCAGGAGCTCCGGCTGTCGGGTGCCTGCCTCACCTCCATCGCGGCCCACGCCTTCCACGGCTTGACAGCCTTCCACCTCCTGGATGTGGCAGACAACGCCCTTCAGACACTGGAGGAagcagccttcccttctccagacaaACTGGTCACCCTGAGGCTGTCAGGCAACCCCCTGACCTGTGACTGCCGCCTCCTCTGGCTGCTCCGGCTCCGCCGCCGCCTGGACTTTGGCTCTACCCCACCTGCCTGTGCTGGCCCCCAGCATGTCCAGGGGAAAAGCCTGAGGGAGTTTTCAGACATCCTACCTCCAGGGCACTTCACCTGCCGACCAGCCCTGATCCGAAAATCCGGGCCGCGCTGGGTCATGGCTGAGGAGGGGGGGCATGCTGTTTTCTCCTGCTCTGGAGATGGGGACCCAGCCCCCACCGTCTCCTGGATGAGGCCTCAGGGGGCTCGGCTGGGGAGGGCTGGGAGAGTGAGGGTCCTACAGGATGGGACGCTGGAGATCCGCTCTGTGCAGCTCCGGGATAGAGGGGCCTATGTCTGTGTGGTCAGCAACGTGGCAGGGAATGACTCCCTGAGGACCTGGCTGGAAGTGATCCAAGTTGAACCACCAAATGGCACTCTCTCTGACCCCAACATCACCTCACCAGGGATCCCAGGGCCTTTCTTTTTGGACAGCAGAGGCATAGCTATGGTGCTGGCAGTTggcttcctccccttcctcactTCAGTGACCCTCTGTTTTGGCCTCATCGCCCTCTGGAGCAAAGGCAAAGGCCGGGTCAAACATCACATGACCTTCGACTTTGTGGCACCTCGGACCTCTGGGGATAAGAACTCTGGGGGTAACCGGGTCACTGCCAAGCTCTTCTGA